The Catenuloplanes niger genome includes a window with the following:
- a CDS encoding class I SAM-dependent methyltransferase, with protein sequence MRLLNGLVDPLLDPLGDLPAGAHVVQLACGTGGLALALAQRRPDLRITAIDIDPVALTTGRADAARLGLTVDFREMSMAALALDDGSADAIISRMGLFLPGTAPFGAAAREAARVLRRGGVLSAAAWPGPDDSPYTRFGTAVLRRFRPVPNFAAPFAEAGRPGALEGHLTAAGFRDVAATRFHWDTEYPDFDAWWAFVAEFGPLAPLFAAVDTADARAATAEEVRPYRTAAGGYRLPAAAHLLTAHR encoded by the coding sequence ATGCGACTCCTGAACGGCCTGGTCGACCCGCTGCTCGACCCGCTCGGCGACCTTCCGGCCGGCGCGCACGTCGTGCAGCTCGCCTGCGGCACCGGCGGGCTCGCCCTCGCCCTCGCGCAGCGCCGGCCCGACCTGCGGATCACCGCGATCGACATCGACCCGGTCGCGCTCACCACCGGCCGGGCGGACGCGGCGCGCCTGGGGCTGACCGTCGACTTCCGCGAGATGTCGATGGCCGCGCTCGCGCTCGACGACGGCAGCGCGGACGCGATCATCTCCCGGATGGGGCTGTTCCTGCCCGGCACGGCACCGTTCGGCGCGGCGGCCCGGGAGGCCGCGCGCGTCCTGCGTCGCGGCGGCGTCCTGAGCGCGGCGGCCTGGCCCGGGCCGGACGACAGCCCGTACACCCGGTTCGGCACCGCGGTCCTGCGCCGCTTCCGGCCGGTGCCGAACTTCGCCGCACCGTTCGCCGAGGCCGGCCGGCCCGGGGCGCTCGAGGGCCACCTGACCGCCGCCGGGTTCCGGGACGTGGCGGCGACCCGGTTCCACTGGGACACCGAGTATCCCGACTTCGACGCGTGGTGGGCGTTCGTCGCCGAGTTCGGCCCGCTCGCGCCCCTGTTCGCCGCCGTCGACACGGCCGACGCCCGGGCCGCGACGGCGGAGGAAGTCCGTCCGTACCGCACGGCCGCCGGCGGCTATCGCCTGCCCGCCGCCGCACACCTCCTCACCGCCCACCGCTGA
- a CDS encoding TetR/AcrR family transcriptional regulator: MPPAARRLQPRREPRQVRAELTRERILTAAAHVFTEYGYAAGTTNRIAERARISIGSLYQYFPNKDAILAQLLVRHIDRGTWTQADRVDLAPGSLRAMVHAMVRDAIDNHSDDPQLLRIMIEQAPFSPDLLDAINRHGETRTAQIRDLLGRHPDVGVRDLTTAAELILFTVEMNTHKLMADPRGIPVDTVETELVDMITRYLRGDR, translated from the coding sequence ATGCCGCCCGCCGCCCGCCGTCTTCAGCCACGTCGCGAGCCCCGGCAGGTGCGCGCGGAGCTCACCCGCGAGCGCATCCTGACCGCGGCTGCTCACGTTTTCACCGAGTACGGCTACGCCGCCGGCACCACGAACCGGATCGCCGAGCGCGCCCGTATCTCGATCGGCTCGCTGTACCAGTACTTCCCGAACAAGGACGCGATCCTGGCCCAGCTGCTGGTCCGGCACATCGACCGCGGCACCTGGACCCAGGCGGACCGGGTCGACCTGGCGCCGGGCAGCCTGCGCGCGATGGTGCACGCGATGGTCCGGGACGCGATCGACAACCACAGCGACGACCCGCAGCTGCTCCGCATCATGATCGAGCAGGCGCCGTTCTCGCCGGACCTGCTCGACGCGATCAACCGGCACGGCGAGACCCGCACCGCCCAGATCCGCGACCTGCTCGGCCGCCACCCGGACGTCGGGGTGCGCGACCTCACCACCGCCGCCGAGCTGATCCTGTTCACCGTCGAGATGAACACCCACAAGCTGATGGCCGACCCCCGCGGCATCCCGGTCGACACCGTCGAGACCGAACTCGTCGACATGATCACCCGCTACCTCCGCGGCGACCGGTAG
- a CDS encoding siderophore-interacting protein, whose protein sequence is MHTPGARKMITLEVRRREFLSPSFASVTLGGPDVRDLVPAGNDQAVRLFFPRAGQTGLRMPTLSSEAWMAQVLLMPKSVRPWVRNLTIRRVRPADDEVDIEFAVHGDSPMSDWVRRAGPGSPAGIFDIGTVYHRPAHTAAQLLVGDETALPAILSILDGTPPGLPTEVFLEVPSRDDVRDVGAHWCSRDDPGLRPGELVLDALRRAELPAGRFYTWVAGESQLATSVRRHLVNDRGVPKQDISFVGYWRLGRSAPG, encoded by the coding sequence GTGCACACCCCCGGGGCCCGGAAGATGATCACACTGGAGGTGCGCCGCCGGGAGTTCCTCTCGCCGAGTTTCGCGAGCGTCACGCTCGGCGGCCCGGACGTGCGGGACCTGGTGCCGGCCGGCAACGACCAGGCCGTCCGGCTGTTCTTCCCGCGGGCCGGGCAGACCGGCCTGCGCATGCCGACGCTGTCGAGCGAGGCGTGGATGGCCCAGGTGCTGCTGATGCCGAAATCGGTGCGGCCCTGGGTGCGGAACCTGACGATCCGCCGGGTACGGCCGGCGGACGACGAGGTCGACATCGAGTTCGCGGTGCACGGCGACTCGCCGATGTCGGACTGGGTGCGCCGCGCCGGGCCGGGCAGCCCGGCCGGGATCTTCGACATCGGCACCGTGTATCACCGGCCGGCGCACACGGCGGCACAGTTGCTGGTCGGCGACGAGACCGCGCTGCCGGCGATCCTGTCCATCCTGGACGGCACACCGCCCGGGCTGCCGACCGAGGTGTTCCTCGAGGTGCCGTCCCGGGACGACGTGCGGGACGTCGGCGCGCACTGGTGCAGCCGCGACGACCCGGGCCTGCGCCCCGGCGAGCTGGTGCTGGACGCGCTCCGGCGGGCCGAGCTGCCGGCCGGCCGGTTCTACACCTGGGTCGCCGGCGAATCCCAGCTGGCCACGTCGGTGCGGCGGCATCTGGTGAACGACCGCGGCGTACCCAAGCAGGACATCTCGTTCGTCGGCTACTGGCGTCTGGGCCGGTCCGCTCCCGGCTGA
- a CDS encoding 2Fe-2S iron-sulfur cluster-binding protein, with the protein MRQTHFRRLTTVDEVESAVGRAPAVIMLKQIGALDEGCRTVLARSPVAAFGYRDADGVGRTTFVGGTPGFARVHSPTRISFAAPDVPPGPVSLFFLLPGVGEVLRVNGTMSGRAVRVDEAYVHCAQAVLRSRLWQPPAPAPPADPVPGPDDGPLHRPGVAEFLAAAPFLALSTWDGAGGSDTSPRGDRETVARILDGRTLAIPDRKGNRRADTLHNLLRDDRLAFAALVPGRTGVLHVSGRGTITDDPALLETMALRGTPPHAALLIDVEHAEVRGNDAVTRSRMWHAGTHLGRDAAPDLMVLAGRHLAANTRGGFLLRAVGAIPGIGRLLRPLVNRAYRSGLRNEGYADVTTASVTGAPVTDPLREVRIAEIRRETPSAVTLVLEDPGGTFEFRPGQFFTLVADVGGRPVRRAYSASSAPGSSRLEVTVKHVDGGRFSGHAHRGLRAGDRISVLGPSGTFHLPDPPPEEIVLIAAGSGVTPMMSMIRAYRGRVSLLYSSRTEEEIIFGAELSAAGHVSVTHVLTGRDGRLDAHGVHRWVSGRSVSPDAHYFVCGPDALMDTVRSVLSGLGVPATHVHQERYTSAPDAATGSSVPQRMTVWEHGHPIGTAVVEPGQTLLDAGLAAGLPMPYSCTIGTCGDCLVRLRTGEVTTTDPNDLTRPGYVLACRSCPLSPVTVDVAEP; encoded by the coding sequence GTGCGACAGACTCATTTCCGCCGGCTGACGACCGTGGACGAGGTCGAGTCCGCCGTCGGCCGCGCCCCGGCCGTGATCATGCTGAAGCAGATCGGCGCGCTCGACGAGGGCTGCCGGACCGTCCTGGCCCGCAGCCCGGTCGCGGCGTTCGGCTACCGCGACGCCGACGGCGTCGGCCGGACCACGTTCGTCGGGGGTACGCCCGGGTTCGCCCGCGTGCACTCCCCCACGCGCATCTCGTTCGCCGCGCCGGACGTACCCCCGGGCCCGGTGTCGTTGTTCTTCCTGCTGCCGGGCGTCGGCGAGGTGCTGCGCGTCAACGGCACGATGTCCGGCCGTGCGGTCCGGGTCGACGAGGCCTACGTCCACTGCGCGCAGGCCGTGCTGCGGTCCCGGCTGTGGCAGCCGCCCGCCCCCGCACCGCCGGCCGACCCGGTTCCGGGTCCGGACGACGGACCGCTGCATCGGCCGGGCGTCGCCGAGTTCCTGGCCGCGGCACCGTTCCTCGCGCTGTCCACCTGGGACGGTGCCGGCGGCAGCGACACCAGCCCGCGCGGCGACCGGGAGACGGTCGCGCGGATCCTCGACGGGCGCACGCTGGCGATCCCGGACCGGAAGGGCAACCGGCGCGCGGACACGCTGCACAACCTGCTGCGCGACGACCGGCTGGCGTTCGCCGCGCTGGTGCCGGGCCGCACCGGTGTGCTGCACGTCAGCGGCCGGGGCACGATCACGGACGACCCGGCGCTGCTGGAGACGATGGCGCTGCGCGGCACGCCCCCGCACGCGGCGCTGCTGATCGACGTCGAGCACGCCGAGGTGCGCGGCAACGACGCGGTCACCCGGTCCCGGATGTGGCACGCCGGCACCCACCTCGGTCGGGACGCGGCGCCGGACCTGATGGTCCTGGCCGGCCGGCACCTCGCGGCGAACACCCGCGGCGGATTCCTGCTGCGCGCGGTCGGCGCGATCCCGGGCATCGGCCGGCTGCTGCGGCCGCTGGTGAACCGCGCCTACCGGTCCGGGCTGCGCAACGAGGGGTACGCGGACGTCACCACCGCCTCGGTCACCGGCGCACCGGTCACGGACCCGCTGCGGGAGGTGCGGATCGCCGAGATCCGCCGGGAGACGCCGAGCGCGGTCACGCTGGTGCTGGAGGATCCCGGCGGCACGTTCGAGTTCCGGCCCGGTCAGTTCTTCACGCTGGTCGCCGACGTCGGCGGGCGGCCGGTGCGACGCGCCTACTCGGCCTCGTCCGCGCCCGGCTCGTCCCGGCTGGAGGTCACGGTCAAGCACGTCGACGGCGGCCGGTTCTCCGGGCACGCGCACCGCGGCCTGCGCGCCGGGGACCGGATCTCGGTGCTCGGCCCGTCCGGCACGTTCCACCTGCCCGACCCGCCGCCGGAGGAGATCGTGCTGATCGCGGCCGGCAGCGGGGTGACGCCGATGATGAGCATGATCCGGGCGTACCGTGGCCGGGTCTCGCTGCTCTACAGCAGCCGCACCGAGGAGGAGATCATCTTCGGGGCGGAGCTGTCCGCGGCCGGCCACGTGTCCGTCACGCACGTCCTGACCGGCCGGGACGGGCGGCTCGACGCGCACGGCGTACACCGGTGGGTCTCCGGCCGGTCCGTGTCCCCGGACGCGCACTACTTCGTCTGCGGGCCGGACGCGCTGATGGACACCGTCCGGAGCGTCCTGTCCGGACTCGGGGTCCCGGCGACGCACGTGCACCAGGAGCGCTACACCAGCGCCCCGGACGCCGCCACCGGCTCGTCCGTCCCACAGCGGATGACCGTGTGGGAGCACGGGCACCCGATCGGTACGGCGGTGGTCGAACCCGGGCAGACGCTGCTCGACGCCGGGCTCGCCGCCGGCCTGCCGATGCCCTACTCGTGCACGATCGGCACCTGCGGCGACTGCCTGGTCCGCCTCCGCACCGGCGAGGTCACCACGACCGACCCGAACGACCTGACCCGCCCGGGGTACGTGCTGGCGTGCCGGAGCTGCCCGCTGTCCCCGGTCACGGTGGACGTAGCGGAGCCCTGA
- a CDS encoding nSTAND1 domain-containing NTPase has protein sequence MSAHEPNPDAIQDRRSFGRELTALRLRKPLTVREVADRAQAFGSHSTVGDWFAGRGLPSPSSLDLFVRVLAACGVEGDAQSGPWLAGWRRARASGRRATGPEPYRGLSAYQSEDAAWYFGREALIETLLGRLAAMAGTGGVELVVGVSGAGKSSLLRAGVSPRVESGGLGGEPDWEIVLGTPGADPMSLLAAARAAPPGRRLLVVVDQFEELFADSLGEDVRQRFVDRLLALAEGPRRAVVVIGLRADFYAQALRFPALLAAAGGHQLTVGPMTPAELREVITAPARRAGAHVDEGLVEVLLRDLSPGSNSLPLLSHALLATWQRSGGRMSVEVYRQIGGISGAVTETAESIYESLTAAQRVLARRLFLRLVHVSPGTADTRQRITWAELTELGRGTGVEIMTVLDRYVAQRLITTGADTIELSHEALVTAWSRLRGWLDSDRAGLLVARQLHLAAAAWKDDGHDRALLYGGTRLAAAQAWAASADGDLTAQAAEFLQASVRHSRRRARRVTQLVAVLTALVVLTVTLAGAALQLRAEADGQRRVALRERNEAVSRLIAGRADKLRDTDVSLAMQLSLAAYRIAPTLEARSSLLDSSNLVPSTRLAPLDGAVQAVAFSADGGLLAAAGTGNTVRLWPLGRPAPVLDGTPLPGVDQDIFGLAFNAGGRLLAAAGASGRILLWDVRDPRRPVALPPLTGPAGTVYALAFDRHGVLAAAGIDGRIRRWDTTVTGPPAALPEIAAGSATHSLAFAPDGSLLAAGGANGAVRLWDTRDPRRPAALPTAVEGVDGKMFAVAFSPDGTTLAAGNADKTVRLADVSDPRRPRVRGAPLTGPASWINAVTFSRDGRTVIGGSSDNTVTTWDAGTGQVTAVLPQPAPVTGVALSPDGGSLATSSTDGTVRVWAAHPGPLLAGPTDAVFNAVYSADGRTLAVASRDETVRFWDMSRPSPVPLGAPLRSPTGDRFSGTLAFAPDGRTIAIGTRTGRIQFWDLRRPDRPALGRTVTAGSALVQSVAFSPDGRLFAAGGDDHRLSLWDTTGRLLGSRDLGTTIVLTVAFSPDSTTLASTGTDNVARLWRVTAGGGPAPIGTLTGFAGYTYGVAFRPDGRFLAVSSADSTVRLFDVTVPAAPVPAGPPLSGPSSYAYFVAFHPDGGRLAVAATDGTVWLWDLADHAAPAPVAVLSRSANAVYAVAFSPDGRVLAGAGSDRLTRLWDIDPARVADRVCATAGHPISEDEWTRYAPGVAYQPPCR, from the coding sequence ATGTCAGCTCACGAGCCGAATCCCGACGCGATCCAGGACCGCCGTTCCTTCGGCCGCGAGCTGACCGCACTGCGGCTGCGCAAGCCGCTCACCGTGCGCGAGGTGGCCGACCGGGCGCAGGCGTTCGGTTCGCACAGCACGGTGGGCGACTGGTTCGCCGGCCGCGGGCTGCCGTCACCGTCGTCACTGGACCTGTTCGTCAGGGTGCTGGCCGCCTGCGGTGTCGAGGGCGACGCGCAGTCGGGCCCGTGGCTGGCCGGCTGGCGGCGGGCCCGCGCGAGCGGCCGGCGGGCGACCGGGCCGGAACCGTACCGGGGACTGAGCGCCTACCAGTCCGAGGACGCCGCCTGGTACTTCGGCCGGGAAGCCCTGATCGAGACGCTGCTGGGCAGGCTGGCCGCGATGGCCGGCACCGGCGGCGTGGAACTGGTCGTCGGCGTGTCCGGCGCCGGGAAGTCGTCGTTGCTGCGCGCCGGTGTCTCGCCGCGGGTGGAGTCCGGCGGCCTCGGTGGCGAGCCGGACTGGGAGATCGTGCTGGGCACGCCGGGCGCCGACCCGATGTCGCTGCTGGCCGCGGCCCGCGCCGCGCCGCCCGGCCGCCGGCTGCTGGTCGTCGTCGACCAGTTCGAGGAGTTGTTCGCCGACAGCCTCGGCGAGGACGTCCGGCAGCGGTTCGTCGACCGGCTGCTCGCCCTGGCCGAGGGGCCGCGGCGCGCGGTGGTCGTCATCGGGTTGCGCGCCGACTTCTACGCGCAGGCGCTGCGCTTCCCGGCGTTGCTGGCGGCCGCCGGTGGCCATCAGCTGACGGTCGGTCCGATGACGCCCGCCGAGCTCCGTGAGGTGATCACGGCGCCGGCGCGCCGGGCCGGCGCCCACGTCGACGAGGGGCTCGTCGAGGTGCTGCTGCGCGACCTCAGCCCGGGCTCCAACTCGCTGCCGCTGCTGTCGCACGCGCTGCTGGCGACCTGGCAGCGCAGCGGCGGCCGGATGAGCGTCGAGGTCTACCGGCAGATCGGCGGCATCTCCGGTGCGGTGACCGAGACCGCGGAGTCGATCTACGAGTCGTTGACGGCGGCGCAGCGGGTGCTGGCGCGACGCCTGTTCCTGCGTCTGGTGCACGTCTCGCCCGGCACGGCCGACACCCGGCAGCGCATCACCTGGGCGGAACTGACGGAGCTCGGCCGCGGCACCGGCGTGGAGATCATGACGGTGCTCGACCGGTACGTCGCGCAACGACTGATCACCACCGGCGCGGACACGATCGAGCTCAGCCACGAGGCGCTGGTCACGGCGTGGTCGCGGCTGCGCGGCTGGCTCGACAGCGACCGGGCCGGGCTGCTGGTCGCCCGGCAGCTGCACCTGGCCGCGGCGGCGTGGAAGGACGACGGCCACGACCGGGCGCTGCTCTACGGAGGCACCAGGCTGGCCGCGGCCCAGGCGTGGGCGGCGTCCGCCGACGGTGATCTCACCGCGCAGGCGGCCGAGTTCCTCCAGGCGAGCGTGCGGCACTCCCGCCGTCGCGCGCGGCGCGTGACGCAGCTCGTCGCCGTGCTCACCGCCCTGGTGGTGCTGACCGTGACGCTGGCCGGCGCCGCGCTGCAACTGCGCGCCGAGGCCGACGGGCAGCGGCGGGTGGCGCTCCGCGAGCGCAACGAGGCGGTCTCCCGGCTGATCGCGGGCCGGGCCGACAAGCTCCGCGACACCGACGTGTCGCTGGCGATGCAGCTGAGCCTGGCCGCCTACCGGATCGCGCCGACCCTGGAGGCACGCTCCAGCCTGCTCGACTCGTCGAACCTGGTGCCGTCCACCCGGCTGGCCCCGCTGGACGGTGCCGTGCAGGCGGTCGCCTTCAGCGCGGACGGCGGGCTGCTGGCCGCGGCCGGGACCGGCAACACCGTCCGGCTCTGGCCGCTCGGCCGGCCCGCCCCGGTCCTGGACGGCACACCGCTGCCCGGCGTCGACCAGGACATCTTCGGACTGGCGTTCAACGCCGGCGGGCGGCTGCTGGCGGCCGCCGGCGCGAGCGGGCGGATCCTGCTGTGGGACGTGCGCGACCCGCGTCGGCCGGTCGCGCTCCCGCCGCTGACCGGGCCGGCCGGCACCGTCTACGCGCTGGCGTTCGACCGCCACGGCGTGCTCGCCGCCGCCGGCATCGACGGCCGGATCCGGCGGTGGGACACCACGGTCACCGGCCCGCCGGCCGCCCTGCCGGAGATCGCGGCCGGCTCAGCGACGCACTCGCTCGCGTTCGCGCCGGACGGCTCGCTGCTGGCCGCCGGCGGGGCGAACGGTGCGGTGCGACTGTGGGACACCCGCGATCCGCGGCGGCCGGCCGCGCTGCCCACGGCCGTCGAGGGCGTCGACGGCAAGATGTTCGCGGTCGCGTTCAGCCCGGACGGCACCACGCTGGCCGCCGGGAACGCGGACAAGACGGTCCGGCTGGCCGACGTCTCCGACCCCCGGCGGCCACGGGTGCGCGGCGCTCCGCTGACCGGGCCGGCGAGCTGGATCAACGCGGTCACGTTCAGCCGGGACGGGCGGACGGTGATCGGTGGCAGCTCGGACAACACGGTCACCACCTGGGACGCCGGCACCGGTCAGGTCACGGCCGTGCTGCCGCAGCCGGCACCGGTCACCGGCGTGGCCCTCAGCCCGGACGGCGGCAGCCTCGCCACCAGCAGCACCGACGGCACGGTACGCGTCTGGGCGGCGCACCCCGGCCCGCTGCTCGCCGGCCCGACCGACGCGGTGTTCAACGCCGTGTACAGCGCGGACGGTCGCACGCTCGCGGTGGCCAGCCGCGACGAGACGGTCCGGTTCTGGGACATGAGCCGGCCGAGCCCGGTGCCGCTGGGCGCGCCGCTGCGCTCACCGACCGGTGACCGGTTCAGCGGGACCCTGGCCTTCGCCCCGGACGGCCGGACCATCGCGATCGGCACCCGGACCGGGCGGATCCAGTTCTGGGACCTGCGGCGTCCGGACCGTCCGGCCCTCGGGCGCACCGTCACCGCCGGCTCGGCGCTGGTGCAGTCGGTGGCGTTCAGCCCGGACGGCCGCCTGTTCGCGGCGGGCGGCGACGACCACCGGCTGTCGCTGTGGGACACCACCGGCCGCCTCCTCGGCAGCCGGGACCTGGGCACCACCATCGTGCTGACGGTCGCGTTCAGCCCCGACAGCACCACCCTGGCGTCGACCGGCACCGACAACGTCGCACGGCTGTGGCGGGTCACGGCGGGCGGCGGGCCCGCACCGATCGGCACGCTGACCGGGTTCGCCGGATACACCTACGGTGTGGCGTTCCGCCCGGACGGCAGGTTCCTGGCCGTGTCCAGTGCGGACAGCACGGTCCGGTTGTTCGACGTCACCGTCCCGGCCGCTCCCGTCCCGGCCGGGCCGCCGCTGTCCGGCCCGTCCAGTTACGCCTACTTCGTGGCCTTCCACCCGGACGGCGGCCGGCTCGCCGTCGCCGCGACCGACGGCACCGTGTGGCTGTGGGACCTCGCCGACCACGCGGCACCGGCACCGGTCGCCGTGCTGTCCCGGTCCGCCAACGCCGTCTACGCGGTCGCGTTCAGCCCGGACGGCCGGGTCCTCGCCGGCGCCGGCAGCGACCGGCTGACCCGGCTGTGGGACATCGACCCGGCACGGGTCGCGGACCGGGTCTGCGCGACCGCCGGGCACCCGATCAGCGAGGACGAGTGGACCCGCTACGCACCCGGCGTCGCCTACCAGCCGCCATGCCGCTGA
- a CDS encoding class I SAM-dependent methyltransferase, whose product MAADGAKRTAAGAGVMRALEQHAERPLFDDPLAGRLLTGWTAVMVANRVLRGAFLRALDRAGPGFYGAVVCRTRAIDDACRDALAGGVRQVVIVGAGMDTRPYRMPEMSAARVWELDLPAVQAGKRAALARVLTEPPGHVRYAPVDLTTDRLDDVLARAGAGRTLPTLVLCEAVLMYLPAAATDNLLRYAGGLPPGSRLVLTYLPRDVRDDPRHAGWSRRLAWRTALDPPEIARHLAGHGLRVRADLGADEHQRLILRPAGRHLTVFAGERTAIADT is encoded by the coding sequence GTGGCAGCGGACGGAGCGAAGAGGACGGCCGCCGGCGCCGGCGTGATGCGGGCGCTGGAGCAGCACGCCGAACGGCCGCTGTTCGACGATCCGCTCGCCGGGCGGCTGCTCACCGGATGGACCGCGGTCATGGTGGCGAACCGGGTGCTGCGCGGGGCGTTCCTGCGCGCGCTGGACCGGGCCGGTCCCGGCTTCTACGGCGCGGTCGTGTGCCGGACCCGGGCGATCGACGACGCCTGCCGGGACGCGCTGGCCGGTGGCGTCCGGCAGGTGGTGATCGTCGGTGCGGGGATGGACACCCGGCCGTACCGGATGCCGGAGATGTCCGCAGCCCGCGTGTGGGAACTCGACCTGCCCGCGGTGCAGGCCGGGAAGCGGGCGGCGCTGGCGCGGGTGCTTACCGAGCCACCCGGCCACGTCCGGTACGCGCCGGTCGACCTGACCACGGACCGGCTGGACGACGTGCTGGCACGGGCCGGCGCCGGCCGTACGCTGCCGACGCTGGTGCTCTGCGAGGCGGTCCTGATGTACCTGCCGGCCGCCGCGACCGACAACCTGCTCCGGTACGCGGGTGGCCTGCCGCCCGGCAGCCGGCTCGTGCTGACCTACCTGCCGCGTGACGTCCGCGACGACCCGCGCCACGCCGGCTGGTCCCGGCGGCTGGCCTGGCGCACCGCCCTCGACCCGCCGGAGATCGCCCGGCACCTCGCCGGCCACGGCCTGCGCGTGCGCGCCGACCTCGGCGCCGACGAACACCAGCGGCTGATCCTGCGCCCGGCCGGCCGGCACCTCACGGTCTTCGCCGGCGAGCGCACCGCGATCGCCGACACCTGA
- a CDS encoding cellulase family glycosylhydrolase, whose translation MRRSGLLATLVAAAVVAAGMTLADGTASAATAPTATFAKVSDWGTGFEGRYTITNGGTAALTSWRVEFDLPAGTGVGSYWDGLLTTAGQHVVVTNRGHNGTIAPGASATFGFIGTGPGTPAGCTLNGAPCAGGTPTVPPPTTVPPTTVPPAATPVARNGRLSVCGRQLCNGRGKPIQLRGMSTHGIQWYAQCVTDASLDVLATEWNADVLRISMYIQEDGYETDPAGFTARVDDFIEKATARGLYAVVDWHMLTPGDPMYNLDRARTFFRHVAARHGTKNNIIYEIANEPNGVHWDTIKSYADQVIPVIRAQDPDGVVLVGTEDWSSLGASGDGRGVDRILANPVTAPNVMYTFHFYAASHDDYYLTTFRDAAARLPLFVTEFGTQESSGDGPNDFGRAQRYLDLMAQQKISWVNWNYSDDMRSGAVFTPGTCASGAFSGTSRLKPAGAWIRDRIRTPDDF comes from the coding sequence ATGCGCCGCTCAGGCCTTCTGGCGACACTCGTCGCCGCCGCAGTCGTTGCTGCCGGCATGACCCTCGCCGACGGCACCGCATCCGCGGCCACCGCGCCGACCGCCACCTTCGCCAAGGTCTCCGACTGGGGGACCGGGTTCGAGGGCAGGTACACGATCACCAACGGTGGGACGGCCGCGCTCACGTCCTGGCGCGTCGAGTTCGACCTGCCGGCCGGGACCGGCGTCGGATCGTACTGGGACGGGCTGCTGACCACCGCAGGGCAGCACGTCGTGGTCACGAACCGCGGCCACAACGGCACGATCGCCCCCGGTGCGTCCGCCACGTTCGGCTTCATCGGCACCGGCCCGGGCACGCCGGCCGGCTGCACGCTCAACGGCGCCCCCTGCGCCGGCGGCACCCCCACCGTCCCGCCGCCGACAACTGTGCCGCCGACGACCGTGCCGCCGGCCGCCACCCCGGTCGCGCGCAACGGCCGGCTCTCCGTCTGCGGCCGGCAGCTGTGCAACGGCCGGGGCAAGCCGATCCAGCTGCGCGGCATGAGCACGCACGGCATCCAGTGGTACGCCCAGTGCGTCACCGACGCGTCGCTCGACGTGCTCGCGACCGAGTGGAACGCCGACGTCCTGCGCATCTCCATGTACATCCAGGAGGACGGCTACGAGACCGACCCGGCCGGCTTCACCGCCAGGGTCGACGACTTCATCGAGAAGGCGACCGCGCGCGGCCTCTACGCCGTCGTCGACTGGCACATGCTCACGCCCGGCGACCCGATGTACAACCTGGACCGTGCCAGGACGTTCTTCCGGCATGTCGCGGCGCGCCACGGGACCAAGAACAACATCATCTACGAGATCGCGAACGAGCCGAACGGCGTCCACTGGGACACCATCAAGTCCTACGCCGACCAGGTCATCCCGGTCATCCGCGCGCAGGACCCGGACGGCGTCGTGCTGGTCGGCACGGAGGACTGGTCCTCGCTCGGCGCGTCCGGCGACGGCCGGGGCGTCGACCGCATCCTCGCCAACCCGGTCACCGCCCCGAACGTCATGTACACGTTCCACTTCTACGCGGCCTCGCATGACGACTACTACCTGACCACGTTCCGCGACGCGGCCGCGCGCCTGCCGCTGTTCGTCACCGAGTTCGGCACCCAGGAATCCTCAGGCGACGGCCCGAACGACTTCGGCCGTGCCCAGCGGTACCTCGACCTGATGGCCCAGCAGAAGATCAGCTGGGTGAACTGGAACTACTCCGACGACATGCGTTCCGGTGCCGTGTTCACCCCGGGCACCTGCGCGTCCGGCGCCTTCTCCGGCACGTCCCGCCTCAAGCCGGCCGGCGCCTGGATCCGCGACCGCATCCGTACCCCGGACGACTTCTGA
- a CDS encoding DUF2255 family protein: MTAQWSADDLRRIDAAVELEIAVRRRSDDDPRRWVPIWVVCAGGQVFVRTWYRRDTGWYGQVLRSRRARVRVPGLEADVTVDDVGGGPGADVDAAYVAKYGRGADSMVTGTAAATTLRIDPA, from the coding sequence GTGACCGCACAGTGGTCCGCGGACGATCTGCGGCGCATCGACGCGGCGGTGGAGCTGGAGATCGCGGTCCGGCGCCGGTCCGACGACGATCCGCGGCGGTGGGTGCCGATCTGGGTCGTGTGCGCGGGCGGCCAGGTGTTCGTGCGGACCTGGTATCGGCGGGACACCGGCTGGTACGGCCAGGTCCTGCGCTCGCGGCGGGCCCGGGTCCGCGTGCCCGGCCTGGAGGCGGACGTCACCGTCGACGACGTCGGAGGCGGGCCGGGCGCGGACGTCGACGCGGCGTACGTGGCCAAGTACGGCCGGGGCGCCGATTCCATGGTGACCGGCACGGCGGCGGCGACCACGCTGCGGATCGATCCCGCGTAG